In a single window of the Myxococcales bacterium genome:
- a CDS encoding PD40 domain-containing protein, with product MSVGAVALALAGCTPVERPVAVPALRLVVSERWNGGTRLVLVEEHGDRWAILSAGRGDAPARDEQAVVSPDGRWVAFVSSRGRPLDRTSLWIMPAAVGATAVRVTDGRGDDVDPTWTPAGDAVVFARRTGDRFALARVGIGGRADQPRIGEVEVVAAGAVHYLAPSVAPSGEIAYQEIDPSAGTSRIGLRAVDGSITFATDGPRDVTPAWRPGSGELAFAREIERADGGRDLDLWRLTADGDAAPLADLSGTDESGPRWSRDGRWLFATALARDDDGELPSVIYLDVAAPAPRARMLRDRAGTIARQGPAPMPVPLDDGALGAGLAYVDALAAALRERAYERELAATRAAAAVDAGL from the coding sequence GTGAGCGTGGGGGCTGTCGCGCTCGCGCTCGCTGGGTGCACGCCGGTCGAGCGACCGGTGGCGGTGCCGGCGTTGCGGTTGGTGGTCAGCGAGCGTTGGAATGGCGGCACCCGCCTGGTGCTGGTCGAGGAGCACGGCGATCGCTGGGCGATCCTGAGCGCCGGGCGCGGCGACGCGCCCGCGCGGGACGAGCAGGCGGTGGTGTCGCCCGACGGCCGCTGGGTCGCGTTCGTCTCATCGAGGGGGCGGCCGCTCGACCGGACCAGCCTGTGGATCATGCCGGCGGCGGTCGGCGCGACCGCGGTCCGGGTCACCGACGGCCGCGGCGACGACGTCGATCCGACCTGGACGCCGGCGGGCGACGCGGTGGTGTTCGCGCGGCGGACCGGCGACCGCTTCGCGCTGGCGCGGGTCGGGATCGGCGGCCGCGCCGACCAGCCGCGGATCGGCGAGGTCGAGGTCGTGGCCGCCGGCGCGGTCCACTACCTCGCGCCGTCGGTGGCGCCGTCGGGGGAGATCGCCTACCAGGAGATCGATCCGAGCGCCGGCACCAGCCGCATCGGCCTGCGCGCCGTCGACGGCAGCATCACCTTCGCGACCGACGGGCCGCGCGACGTGACCCCGGCCTGGCGCCCCGGCAGCGGCGAGCTGGCGTTCGCGCGGGAGATCGAGCGCGCCGACGGCGGCCGCGATCTCGATCTGTGGCGCCTCACCGCCGACGGCGACGCGGCGCCCCTGGCGGACCTGTCGGGCACCGACGAGAGCGGCCCGCGCTGGTCGCGCGACGGCCGCTGGCTGTTCGCGACCGCGCTCGCCCGCGACGACGACGGCGAGCTGCCGTCGGTGATCTACCTCGACGTCGCGGCGCCGGCGCCGCGCGCGCGCATGCTGCGCGACCGGGCCGGCACGATCGCCCGGCAGGGGCCCGCGCCGATGCCGGTGCCGCTCGACGACGGCGCCCTGGGCGCCGGGCTCGCCTACGTCGACGCGCTGGCGGCGGCGCTCCGCGAGCGGGCCTACGAGCGCGAACTGGCGGCGACGCGGGCGGCCGCGGCCGTGGACGCCGGGCTATAG